The Candidatus Methylacidiphilales bacterium genome has a window encoding:
- the petA gene encoding ubiquinol-cytochrome c reductase iron-sulfur subunit, whose product MENLQTRRKFLLGTVATMGSVAVVGVAVPFISYLKPSAKAYVGAAPVEVDITGLEMGRMMRKLWKGRPIFIVHRSKEMLEQLSAHEDLLADSGSKNSTQPDKAEFKSKYRSLVPEFIVLLGVCTHLGCAPLYRPEIAPADLGTDWYGGFYCPCHGSKFDLSGRVYKGVPAQINLEIPEYSIQSNKLIIGKSA is encoded by the coding sequence TTGGAAAATTTACAAACTAGAAGAAAGTTTTTACTTGGTACCGTTGCGACAATGGGATCGGTTGCGGTTGTGGGCGTTGCAGTTCCATTCATATCGTATCTAAAACCAAGCGCTAAGGCATATGTAGGCGCAGCTCCAGTAGAGGTAGATATTACAGGATTAGAAATGGGTCGTATGATGCGTAAATTATGGAAGGGCAGACCGATATTCATTGTGCACAGATCAAAAGAAATGCTTGAGCAACTCAGCGCCCATGAAGATTTGCTCGCAGATTCTGGTTCTAAAAATTCTACCCAGCCAGATAAAGCAGAATTTAAATCTAAATATAGATCATTGGTACCTGAGTTTATAGTTTTATTAGGAGTATGCACTCATCTAGGTTGTGCGCCATTGTATCGACCTGAAATTGCCCCAGCAGATTTGGGTACTGATTGGTATGGGGGTTTTTATTGTCCTTGCCATGGATCAAAATTTGATCTATCAGGTAGAGTGTATAAAGGTGTGCCGGCGCAAATTAATTTGGAAATTCCAGAGTATTCAATACAATCCAATAAGTTAATCATAGGTAAAAGTGCATGA
- a CDS encoding ABC transporter ATP-binding protein, with protein sequence MINNLNETKTYITFSQVSFKRANRYIFENLSLSVPKGKIVGILGSSGCGKTTLLKLMSGQLSPDQGTVLYGNKNIHKISSANLFEIRKKIGMLFQSGALLNDLSVFENVAFPLREHTKLPEPVIVAQVLLKLQSVGLRGAATLFPSELSGGMTRRVALARAIVMDPELLLYDEPFAGQDPISMGVLLKLISELNSLLGLTSVIVSHDVTELLSIADYIYAISDATIIASGTPSDFQTTSNPWVRQFVHSSAEGAVQFDYHAKLFKEQFHEII encoded by the coding sequence ATGATAAATAATTTAAACGAAACCAAAACATATATTACATTTTCTCAAGTGTCATTTAAGCGTGCCAACCGATATATATTTGAGAATTTATCGCTATCTGTTCCTAAAGGTAAAATAGTTGGAATTCTTGGAAGTAGTGGATGTGGCAAAACAACACTTTTAAAGTTAATGAGTGGTCAATTATCCCCTGATCAAGGTACAGTTCTTTATGGAAATAAAAATATTCATAAGATTTCATCTGCAAATTTGTTTGAGATTAGAAAAAAAATTGGAATGTTATTTCAAAGTGGCGCGTTGCTTAATGATTTAAGTGTCTTTGAAAATGTCGCATTTCCCCTTAGGGAACATACTAAGTTACCTGAACCTGTTATTGTTGCGCAAGTTCTGTTAAAACTGCAATCAGTCGGACTACGTGGAGCGGCTACATTATTTCCATCTGAATTATCTGGAGGTATGACACGGAGGGTGGCCCTTGCCCGTGCGATTGTTATGGATCCTGAATTATTACTATATGATGAACCGTTTGCAGGACAAGATCCAATTAGCATGGGTGTTTTACTTAAATTAATATCTGAATTAAATTCATTGCTTGGGTTAACTTCAGTTATTGTATCTCACGATGTAACTGAGTTGTTAAGTATTGCTGATTATATATATGCGATTTCAGACGCAACAATCATTGCGTCAGGCACCCCTTCCGATTTTCAAACGACGAGTAATCCTTGGGTTAGGCAATTTGTGCATAGTTCAGCTGAAGGCGCGGTTCAATTTGATTATCATGCAAAGTTATTCAAAGAACAATTCCATGAAATTATTTAA
- the murA gene encoding UDP-N-acetylglucosamine 1-carboxyvinyltransferase encodes MANAIRIRGGRPLSGTIAIAGAKNAALPILAASLLCDQPVRLDNIPDSDDIKKFFQLLRLLSVDIECNSHSATLYPTISKHVELPVELTSTMRASILLLAPLLAIHGKAELGLPGGCAIGIRPIDQHIKGLKQLGVEFEIYPEKLIATTTKLRGTEITFDVVTVTGTENLIMAAVLAQGKTTLRNVAIEPEVIDLIDFLNEQGAKITLNTDRSISIEGVQRLGADTTHFIIPDRIECGTFLVAGAITLGELTLTSSPVKHLGAVIDHLRNMNVLINSESNTHLHVSAQKPLTAHSFSTKPYPYLPTDMQAQFMVLNCIAMGDSTIQETIFENRFLHVESLNKMGANIVLSGNTAYITGNTILHGIELRATDLRASAGLVLAGLVASGETIIKDIYHLDRGYERIVDKLKAVGAQIERITV; translated from the coding sequence ATGGCTAACGCAATTCGTATTCGAGGAGGTCGCCCCCTTTCTGGTACTATTGCTATTGCTGGTGCGAAAAATGCAGCACTTCCTATTCTCGCCGCAAGTCTTTTATGCGATCAACCAGTCCGGCTAGATAATATACCAGACTCAGACGACATTAAAAAATTCTTTCAATTGCTAAGGCTCCTCAGCGTTGATATTGAGTGCAATTCCCACTCGGCTACTTTATATCCTACTATAAGCAAGCATGTTGAACTTCCAGTTGAGTTAACTTCAACAATGAGAGCTTCGATACTTTTACTAGCCCCACTACTTGCTATACATGGTAAGGCAGAGTTAGGTTTACCTGGCGGATGCGCTATAGGCATTAGGCCTATCGATCAACATATTAAAGGGTTAAAGCAATTAGGTGTTGAATTTGAAATCTACCCTGAGAAGTTGATCGCTACAACAACTAAACTTAGAGGCACTGAAATAACCTTTGATGTAGTAACGGTAACTGGTACGGAAAATTTAATAATGGCAGCTGTTTTAGCACAGGGTAAAACTACACTTAGAAATGTCGCAATAGAACCTGAAGTAATTGATCTAATAGATTTTCTAAACGAACAAGGCGCGAAAATAACTTTAAATACTGATCGATCTATATCAATTGAAGGTGTTCAAAGATTAGGTGCAGATACGACGCATTTTATAATTCCAGATAGGATCGAATGTGGCACTTTTTTAGTTGCTGGTGCGATTACTTTAGGAGAGCTGACTCTGACTTCGTCGCCAGTTAAGCATTTGGGTGCTGTGATCGATCATCTAAGAAATATGAATGTTTTGATAAATAGTGAATCAAATACACATCTCCATGTTTCTGCCCAGAAACCGCTTACCGCGCATAGTTTTTCCACAAAACCTTATCCTTACTTACCAACTGACATGCAAGCACAGTTTATGGTGCTAAACTGCATCGCAATGGGGGATTCTACAATACAGGAGACTATTTTTGAGAACAGATTTTTACATGTTGAGAGTTTAAATAAAATGGGTGCGAATATTGTTTTATCTGGAAACACGGCATATATTACAGGTAATACGATATTACATGGGATTGAATTACGAGCGACAGATTTAAGAGCTTCAGCTGGGCTTGTGCTTGCTGGCTTAGTCGCGTCTGGAGAAACAATCATTAAAGATATTTACCATCTTGACCGTGGATATGAGAGAATAGTAGATAAACTTAAGGCAGTCGGTGCTCAAATTGAAAGAATTACTGTATGA
- a CDS encoding ABC transporter substrate-binding protein, which produces MRPLFVALALLCVTFSYALEVEEHQTVLTVKQVVNQTIELLKNETDIEKRRQIIKQKVYPIIVPMIDFDQFSKLVLSRNIKTINSDQFKEFTGLLKQLLLQVYGNAFLKFSNQIIQFQPYLTTNQENRSTVTIKIIQPTGSSSTTVDFLFLKKESGWLVYDMKVEQLSLVASYRDVVNDEIQRSGINGILLNFRKKIENDKSK; this is translated from the coding sequence ATGAGACCATTATTTGTAGCTTTAGCTTTACTTTGTGTAACATTTTCTTATGCTCTAGAAGTTGAAGAACATCAAACAGTTTTAACCGTTAAGCAAGTTGTAAATCAAACGATTGAATTACTTAAAAACGAGACTGATATAGAAAAGAGAAGGCAAATAATTAAACAAAAAGTTTATCCGATTATTGTGCCTATGATTGATTTTGATCAGTTCTCAAAATTAGTGCTATCAAGAAACATCAAAACAATTAACTCCGATCAGTTCAAAGAATTTACAGGCCTACTTAAGCAACTTTTGTTGCAAGTGTACGGAAATGCATTTTTAAAATTCTCGAATCAGATAATTCAATTTCAGCCATATCTAACCACAAACCAAGAAAATCGCTCCACTGTCACCATCAAAATTATCCAGCCCACAGGGTCTAGTTCTACTACAGTTGATTTTTTGTTCTTAAAAAAGGAAAGTGGTTGGTTGGTATATGATATGAAAGTTGAACAGTTAAGTTTAGTCGCCTCATATCGTGATGTGGTAAATGATGAAATTCAACGCTCTGGCATTAACGGAATACTTCTCAATTTTAGAAAAAAAATTGAGAATGATAAATCAAAATGA
- a CDS encoding cytochrome b N-terminal domain-containing protein translates to MKKFSEWVEKRLPLASIAKSQLVDYFAPKNFNFWYFFGSLALLVLVMQIITGIYLTMYYKSSAADAFASVEYIMRDVSWGWLMRYMHAVGASSFFIVIYLHMFRAFLYGSYKEPRELLWVIGMFLYLLLMAEAFMGYLLPWGQMSYWGAQVITELFGAIPFVGSTLTEYLRGDFVVSESTLSRFFALHVIALPMAILGVVFLHLMSLRTVGSNNPEGIEIKKHLGSDGKPLDGIPFYPYYVIKDIFGVAVFLTIFFIVVFYAPELGGLFLEHDNFIAANTVVTPTHIKPVWYFTPFYSILRAVPDKLFGVIAMGSAVAILFFVPWLDRCPTKSIRYRSMFYKILLGMFIVSFIVLGYLGLQPVTPQFTFIARICTIIYFSFFVVLFFTSKNEKCKPVPTRIMK, encoded by the coding sequence ATGAAAAAATTTTCTGAATGGGTTGAAAAGAGACTACCCTTAGCTAGTATTGCAAAGAGCCAGCTTGTCGATTATTTTGCTCCAAAAAATTTTAATTTCTGGTATTTTTTTGGTTCTCTTGCATTACTAGTACTAGTAATGCAAATAATTACAGGTATTTATTTGACCATGTATTACAAATCAAGCGCAGCTGACGCTTTTGCTTCAGTGGAATATATCATGAGAGATGTGAGTTGGGGATGGTTAATGCGATATATGCATGCCGTTGGAGCCTCATCATTTTTTATTGTAATTTATTTACATATGTTTAGAGCTTTTTTATATGGATCCTATAAAGAACCTAGGGAATTACTATGGGTAATTGGAATGTTTTTGTATTTATTGTTAATGGCAGAAGCTTTTATGGGATATTTATTACCATGGGGGCAAATGTCTTATTGGGGCGCCCAGGTAATAACTGAATTATTTGGCGCAATCCCTTTTGTGGGATCTACGCTAACTGAATATCTAAGAGGTGATTTCGTTGTATCAGAGAGCACTTTAAGTAGATTTTTTGCGTTGCATGTGATTGCCTTACCTATGGCAATTTTAGGAGTCGTTTTTCTTCATCTAATGTCTTTGAGGACGGTGGGTTCAAACAATCCTGAAGGCATAGAAATTAAAAAACATTTAGGTAGCGATGGTAAACCGCTTGATGGCATTCCTTTTTATCCCTACTATGTTATTAAAGATATTTTCGGAGTCGCAGTATTTTTAACAATATTTTTCATAGTGGTATTTTATGCACCAGAACTTGGCGGATTGTTTTTAGAACACGATAATTTTATAGCTGCAAATACTGTCGTCACTCCTACACATATCAAACCAGTTTGGTACTTTACTCCTTTTTATTCAATTTTAAGAGCGGTACCTGATAAATTATTTGGTGTAATAGCAATGGGATCTGCTGTAGCTATTTTGTTTTTTGTACCTTGGTTAGATCGTTGCCCAACTAAATCAATTCGTTATCGAAGCATGTTCTATAAAATATTACTAGGCATGTTTATTGTTAGTTTTATCGTGCTCGGATATTTGGGTCTACAGCCGGTAACTCCACAGTTCACTTTCATTGCTAGAATCTGCACTATCATTTATTTTAGTTTTTTTGTCGTATTGTTTTTTACTTCAAAAAATGAAAAGTGCAAGCCTGTACCGACTAGGATTATGAAATGA
- a CDS encoding 3-deoxy-7-phosphoheptulonate synthase yields MIQTSDLRIKSINADLVTPKELIKTYPLTQSLCDFVSSARETTVQIISRKDPRFVVIVGPCSIHDTELALAYAKKIKQISSEYKDTLHIIMRVYFEKPRTTVGWKGLINDPDLNQSYNIDKGLRMARSLLVEINKEEVPCGTEYLDLITPQYFNDLITWGAIGARTTESQCHRQLASGLSTPVGFKNGTDGNIQIAVDAMVSSGESHTFLSVTDEGKLASFSTTGNKSTHIILRGGKQPNFDEQSIHQACQLLSKHNLYPNVMVDCSHANSNKNYKNQSIVLESICAHIEQGGNSIFGAMIESNINEGNQKLTDSKNLTYGVSITDACISWESTLELLSKLDKAVRKRNS; encoded by the coding sequence ATGATACAAACAAGTGATTTACGAATAAAATCAATCAACGCCGATTTAGTTACTCCAAAAGAATTAATTAAAACTTACCCGCTCACACAAAGCTTGTGTGATTTTGTGTCATCCGCCAGAGAAACTACAGTACAAATTATTTCCAGAAAAGATCCTAGGTTTGTTGTGATCGTTGGCCCATGCTCGATACATGATACCGAACTTGCTTTAGCGTACGCGAAGAAAATCAAACAAATATCATCGGAATACAAGGATACTTTGCACATTATCATGCGAGTGTATTTTGAAAAACCTAGAACTACCGTAGGTTGGAAAGGACTAATAAACGATCCAGACCTCAATCAAAGTTATAACATAGACAAAGGCTTACGAATGGCTCGTTCCTTATTAGTTGAAATTAACAAAGAGGAAGTACCATGTGGCACTGAGTATTTAGATTTAATCACACCACAGTACTTTAATGACCTCATTACTTGGGGCGCTATCGGCGCAAGAACTACAGAAAGCCAGTGTCATAGACAATTAGCTTCTGGGCTATCCACCCCAGTAGGTTTTAAGAATGGAACAGATGGCAATATTCAGATAGCGGTCGACGCAATGGTTTCATCAGGTGAGTCACATACTTTTTTATCTGTCACTGACGAAGGTAAGTTAGCTAGCTTTTCAACAACAGGAAATAAGTCTACCCATATTATTTTAAGGGGGGGCAAACAACCAAACTTTGACGAGCAATCTATACATCAGGCCTGTCAGTTGCTTAGTAAGCATAATCTTTACCCAAATGTTATGGTTGATTGTAGTCATGCCAATAGTAATAAAAATTATAAAAATCAATCGATAGTTCTTGAATCCATTTGTGCTCATATTGAGCAAGGTGGTAATAGTATCTTTGGGGCCATGATAGAAAGTAATATAAATGAAGGCAATCAGAAGTTAACTGATTCTAAAAACCTTACTTACGGTGTGAGTATTACTGATGCATGTATTAGTTGGGAAAGTACACTTGAGTTATTAAGTAAGTTAGATAAAGCTGTGCGTAAAAGAAATTCATGA
- the hisD gene encoding histidinol dehydrogenase, whose product MKVRILSTSQVNFKNYFNQQIILPSRKDSITVSRVVFNQIQQIKNHGDFALLKQVTTFDNWKPKKCSQLMVSKKEMDSAYNKLSPLLKRSLVVAFQRINAFAKKQKLQPYTLQESKASYCSQRIMPIERVGIYVPGGTASYPSTLLMNAIPARNAGVKKIVAVSPAINGVISPLVLATASMCGIDEMYKIGGASAIAALAYGTKTINPVDKITGPGNKYVTEAKRQVFGVVGIDMLAGPTEIVILFDAKSNPKIVALDLLAQAEHDISARAIGITTSMDQARQVQKHLLEISQHLSRNKIIQESFIRGSVLIVSRSINESLKLSNLIAPEHLHLNLLKANTYIRFITNAGAIFIGSSSAESFGDYCAGPNHVLPTNRSARFSSPLGTYDFQKRQNVVHLSARAAKELSITASTIAFAEGLEAHALSSKIRG is encoded by the coding sequence ATGAAAGTTAGAATCCTATCTACCTCACAAGTAAATTTCAAAAATTATTTTAATCAGCAAATTATTTTACCCTCTAGAAAAGATTCAATAACCGTAAGCCGTGTTGTATTCAACCAAATACAACAAATTAAAAATCACGGTGATTTTGCGTTATTAAAACAAGTGACAACCTTTGATAATTGGAAGCCAAAAAAATGCAGCCAACTTATGGTTTCAAAAAAAGAGATGGATAGTGCATACAATAAGCTATCACCTTTACTTAAACGATCATTAGTTGTTGCGTTTCAGCGTATAAATGCGTTTGCAAAAAAACAAAAATTACAACCATACACACTTCAAGAAAGTAAAGCTTCCTATTGTTCTCAGAGAATTATGCCGATTGAGAGAGTTGGCATTTATGTACCAGGTGGCACAGCTTCCTATCCTTCTACACTGTTGATGAATGCAATTCCAGCAAGAAATGCTGGGGTAAAAAAAATAGTCGCTGTGAGCCCAGCGATAAATGGTGTTATTTCTCCTTTAGTGCTTGCCACCGCCTCGATGTGCGGTATTGATGAGATGTATAAAATTGGTGGCGCTTCAGCTATAGCTGCATTAGCGTATGGGACAAAAACAATTAACCCTGTTGATAAAATTACTGGCCCAGGAAATAAATATGTTACAGAAGCTAAACGGCAAGTATTTGGCGTTGTAGGTATTGATATGCTCGCGGGCCCAACCGAAATTGTGATCTTATTTGACGCAAAATCTAACCCAAAAATTGTAGCGCTAGACCTACTTGCTCAAGCTGAACATGATATTTCGGCGAGAGCAATTGGTATAACAACTAGTATGGACCAGGCTCGTCAAGTACAAAAACATTTGCTTGAGATTTCTCAACATTTAAGCAGAAATAAAATAATCCAAGAATCATTTATACGTGGAAGTGTGTTGATTGTTTCTAGAAGTATTAATGAAAGTTTAAAGCTATCCAATTTGATCGCCCCAGAACATCTACATTTAAATTTATTAAAAGCAAATACATACATTCGTTTTATAACTAACGCTGGGGCAATATTTATAGGCAGTTCAAGTGCAGAGTCTTTTGGAGATTATTGTGCTGGCCCTAACCATGTGTTACCTACAAATAGAAGCGCAAGATTTAGTTCTCCGTTAGGAACCTACGACTTTCAAAAGAGACAAAATGTTGTACATTTATCAGCTCGCGCAGCAAAAGAACTTTCAATTACTGCTAGTACTATTGCATTTGCTGAAGGTCTCGAGGCTCATGCGCTTAGTTCTAAAATCAGGGGATAA
- the mlaD gene encoding outer membrane lipid asymmetry maintenance protein MlaD: MNSIPKYVIYWVAIFFIASLASIMFFAVSISDGSGVKKEPFYIVSAYFSNIGTLHARSPVTSSGVLVGRVASIAFDNKNYSALVTLHLFKKYSFPEDSSLAIFTSGLLGEQYINIEPGASEGMLKEGSEIQYTQSAVVLEKLIGQFLVSKSEK; the protein is encoded by the coding sequence ATGAACTCAATTCCTAAATACGTAATTTATTGGGTTGCAATCTTTTTTATAGCTTCTTTAGCGAGCATTATGTTTTTTGCAGTCTCAATTAGTGATGGATCTGGGGTGAAAAAAGAGCCGTTTTATATAGTTTCCGCTTACTTTTCAAACATTGGGACTTTGCACGCAAGATCTCCGGTAACATCTAGTGGCGTGTTAGTTGGAAGAGTCGCTTCCATCGCTTTTGATAATAAAAACTACTCTGCTTTAGTTACTTTACATCTATTTAAAAAATATTCATTTCCTGAAGATTCCTCGCTAGCTATTTTTACTTCAGGCTTGTTAGGCGAACAATATATAAATATTGAGCCTGGAGCAAGTGAAGGGATGCTCAAAGAAGGCTCTGAGATCCAATACACTCAATCTGCTGTCGTGCTAGAGAAGTTGATTGGGCAATTTTTAGTATCGAAGTCAGAAAAATGA
- the hisG gene encoding ATP phosphoribosyltransferase produces the protein MKNKPITIAIAKGRTFNDNQRYLIQLGFTNNQFEISDRSLIFKHPNKLLTLVKVRSIDVTTLVHIGVADLGVVGKDILLENECSGIIELSDLGNSKCKMVYAKPKHSIFTNYSSLLIATKYPNITKNYFLAKKINVDTVILHGALEMAPSIGLADAIVDLSNTGDSLKAHNLVIEDELFLSSARLIANRAAYITKRNELEQIKNIFNLR, from the coding sequence ATGAAAAACAAACCAATAACCATTGCAATTGCAAAAGGCAGAACTTTTAATGATAATCAGCGATATTTAATTCAACTTGGTTTTACAAACAATCAATTTGAAATTTCAGATAGATCATTAATATTCAAGCACCCAAATAAATTATTAACATTAGTGAAAGTTAGATCAATTGATGTAACAACCCTAGTGCATATAGGGGTAGCAGATCTTGGAGTAGTTGGTAAAGATATATTGCTTGAAAATGAATGTAGTGGAATTATTGAACTCAGCGATCTTGGTAATAGTAAATGTAAAATGGTGTACGCCAAGCCTAAACATAGCATCTTTACAAATTATTCTTCATTGCTTATAGCAACAAAATATCCCAATATTACTAAAAATTATTTTCTCGCTAAAAAAATAAATGTTGATACAGTAATATTGCATGGAGCTCTTGAAATGGCGCCTTCAATCGGATTAGCGGATGCAATTGTAGATCTTAGTAATACTGGGGATTCATTAAAAGCACATAATTTAGTAATTGAAGATGAGCTTTTTCTTTCAAGCGCAAGGTTGATTGCTAACCGTGCTGCCTATATTACAAAAAGAAATGAACTCGAGCAAATAAAAAATATTTTTAACCTTAGGTAA
- the mlaE gene encoding lipid asymmetry maintenance ABC transporter permease subunit MlaE, which yields MKLFNTIITTIGTRVLLLVPILVSVVTIPRRYKLLVKQLYVIGVLSAIIIIVSGLFVGMVLALQGYNTLVKFNSKEAVGVLVLLSLTREIGPVISALLFAGRSGSAITAEVALMKATEQISSIEIIGVNPNEIVYGPRFFASIISLPLLTSLFITAGLWGGYFVSCVILNLDSGVFWTTVKNGFDFQGDFMNGIIKSFIFAIACAWIALAQGIDSDPTPEGMSKSTTNTVVYSSLSILGLNYLLSSIMFSNSTL from the coding sequence ATGAAATTATTTAACACAATCATTACTACCATTGGCACAAGAGTATTATTGCTTGTTCCAATATTGGTAAGTGTAGTAACAATTCCACGTAGATACAAATTACTTGTAAAACAGCTGTATGTTATCGGAGTACTTTCTGCAATCATCATCATAGTATCAGGATTATTTGTTGGAATGGTTTTGGCATTACAGGGATACAATACGCTAGTTAAATTTAATTCAAAAGAGGCAGTAGGTGTCTTGGTGTTACTATCCCTGACAAGAGAGATAGGTCCAGTAATATCCGCGCTACTGTTTGCTGGAAGATCTGGCTCTGCGATTACAGCAGAAGTAGCGCTTATGAAAGCTACCGAACAAATTAGTAGTATTGAAATAATTGGGGTAAATCCCAATGAAATTGTTTATGGTCCAAGATTTTTTGCCTCTATAATCTCGCTCCCATTGTTAACTTCGTTGTTTATTACAGCAGGGTTGTGGGGTGGCTATTTTGTAAGTTGTGTTATACTAAATCTAGATTCTGGGGTATTTTGGACGACTGTTAAAAATGGTTTTGATTTTCAAGGAGATTTTATGAATGGAATTATCAAGTCATTTATTTTCGCAATTGCATGTGCTTGGATTGCGTTAGCTCAAGGGATTGATTCTGATCCCACACCAGAAGGTATGAGTAAGTCCACTACTAATACGGTTGTGTATTCATCCTTAAGTATCCTAGGGTTAAACTATTTACTATCTTCAATCATGTTTTCTAATTCTACGCTATGA
- a CDS encoding KpsF/GutQ family sugar-phosphate isomerase: MLLESQIIKRASEILTIESEAIQGVQASLDQSFISVCKELFSCKGKIILLGLGKSGIIAKKIAATLSSTGAPSFFIHASEAIHGDIGMISKQDIIVAVSHSGETQEIITTLSVANTLGIVSIAMTSNSNSRLAQIATMCIHIPINREACQHNLAPTASTTAMLALGDAIALILFEMKGMTSEDFARTHPAGTLGKKLLTTVESLAHFGKDVPSVSPSVFIIDAALEMSNKRLGCTLITHNQEVEGIFTDGDLRRLIHNTTNLQTTQISNVMSKKFKSINASELASNALQIMRISKIQVLVVNSERHGIGVLSIYDIIDAGLSDE, encoded by the coding sequence ATGCTACTTGAAAGTCAAATAATAAAAAGAGCAAGTGAGATACTTACTATAGAATCAGAAGCTATTCAAGGAGTTCAAGCTTCTTTAGATCAGTCGTTTATCTCTGTCTGTAAGGAACTTTTTTCTTGTAAAGGTAAGATTATTTTACTTGGATTAGGTAAATCAGGAATTATTGCAAAAAAAATTGCCGCCACATTGTCTAGCACTGGCGCACCGTCATTTTTTATTCACGCTAGTGAAGCAATCCATGGAGATATTGGCATGATATCTAAACAAGATATAATTGTTGCAGTTTCACATTCAGGAGAAACTCAAGAAATCATCACGACACTTTCTGTGGCAAACACGCTTGGTATAGTTAGTATTGCAATGACCTCTAATTCAAATTCAAGATTAGCTCAAATCGCAACGATGTGTATTCATATTCCTATTAACAGAGAAGCTTGTCAACACAATCTAGCTCCTACCGCAAGTACCACCGCAATGTTGGCGCTCGGTGATGCGATCGCACTAATATTATTTGAAATGAAAGGAATGACATCAGAAGACTTCGCCAGAACACACCCAGCAGGTACATTGGGGAAAAAACTTTTAACTACTGTAGAAAGCCTCGCACATTTTGGTAAAGATGTACCTTCAGTTTCACCATCAGTTTTTATTATAGACGCGGCACTTGAAATGTCAAATAAAAGGCTAGGGTGCACACTAATTACTCACAACCAAGAAGTTGAGGGTATATTTACTGACGGCGATTTACGTCGTTTAATTCATAATACTACCAATCTTCAGACCACACAAATTTCAAATGTCATGAGTAAAAAATTTAAAAGTATCAATGCCTCTGAACTCGCCTCAAATGCGCTTCAAATTATGCGCATTTCAAAAATACAAGTACTTGTTGTTAATTCGGAGCGTCACGGAATAGGTGTTCTTAGCATCTATGACATAATCGACGCAGGATTATCTGATGAATAG
- a CDS encoding VacJ family lipoprotein, which produces MSNLFFFLILCTLLTSGCSIQQSEIKDPYFNKNQQLYEQFVNTDESVWKPSSEFYSKTFDSSVHTTVNNFFTNLAQIKYGFNNFLQGKFIVATEQLARFVVNTIFGLFGIFDVASSIDLKSQPQDFGQTLALWGYRKTNFLIVPILGPTTERDALGYLFDFFFLSPLSYSNAAFATKSALTFIDIVDTRRTNSDAIDFIYSSGIGEDSYSFFKSVWSRNRNTKINELISAAGIKINSQDDLYELLEQ; this is translated from the coding sequence ATGTCAAATTTGTTTTTCTTTTTAATACTATGCACACTACTTACCAGCGGGTGCTCCATCCAACAATCTGAAATTAAAGATCCTTATTTCAATAAGAACCAGCAATTATACGAGCAATTTGTTAACACCGATGAAAGTGTCTGGAAACCTTCAAGTGAATTTTACTCAAAAACTTTTGATTCGAGTGTACATACTACTGTGAATAACTTTTTTACGAACCTTGCTCAAATTAAATATGGATTTAATAATTTTCTACAAGGAAAATTTATAGTTGCGACTGAACAACTTGCTAGATTTGTAGTTAATACAATCTTTGGATTGTTTGGAATATTTGACGTGGCAAGTTCAATTGATTTAAAATCCCAACCGCAAGACTTTGGTCAAACTCTTGCGCTTTGGGGGTATCGCAAAACTAATTTTTTAATTGTTCCAATTCTAGGACCAACTACTGAACGAGATGCACTGGGATATTTATTTGATTTTTTTTTCTTAAGTCCACTTAGTTACAGTAACGCAGCTTTTGCCACTAAGTCAGCTTTAACATTTATAGATATAGTTGACACGAGACGCACAAACTCAGATGCTATTGATTTTATTTATTCTTCAGGAATAGGAGAGGATAGTTATTCTTTCTTTAAGTCCGTTTGGTCAAGAAATAGAAATACGAAAATAAATGAATTAATTAGTGCAGCTGGTATTAAAATAAATTCTCAGGATGACTTATACGAACTACTGGAACAATAA